DNA from Leptospira harrisiae:
ACATTGCAATTTGATCTGCGCCAATTTTGCTCGCTGAGTAAGGAGATTGGCCTTGTAATGGATGATCTTCGGTAATGGGGACAAAACGTGCTGTCCCATAAACTTCCGAAGTGGATGTATGGATCACTTTTTTAATTCCTAAATCTTTTGCTGCTTGTACGACATTCAAAGTGCCTTTAATATTTGTGTCTACATAGGTATCTGGCGAATGATATGAATATGGAATTGCAATAAGAGCAGCCAAATGTAACACTGCATCGCAGTCTTTCATGGCCGTTCTCACTCCGTATGGATCACGAATGTCTCCAGAAAAAACTTCAAATTTTCCTTTTACATCACTTGCGCAGGAATCCAACCAACCCCATGAGTTAAAAGAATTGTAAAGAACAAAGGCTTTTGTTTCATAACCAGCTCTTACAAGTGCTTCGGTTAAATGAGAACCGATAAAACCATCGGCCCCAGTGATAAGAATTTTTTTCATGAATTGATCCTATTTACTTTCCAAGGTTCTGACAACAACACTCGTCCTGACCAACCAGGAATATAAGAAGAACTCACCAGATTCATCCCTTCTTGATGAATTTGAAAATGAATTCCCTTTCCTGGATTATAAATACCGTGTGGATGCATTTGCGGAACATGCATTGTAACCTGAGCAATGTAACTACCTACAGGCAAGAAGATTCCGGGAATTGTAACACTTGCGGAATACACTCCAGGTTCGTGTTGGTCTCGGAAATCTTCATTGCGATCACCAATGCAACTAAACAAAACAGTCTCCCCATCTTTTAAAATCCTTAAATCAACAACTAAATTTGAAATCCGCCCGGTAACTTTATAGGTTATATTAAATTGAAAAGGTTTATCAAAGGGCTGAAAATTTTCTTTGTCTAAGGTAACAATTCCAAAAGTTAATATTTGATGATTGATGTCTTTTTCAATTGGAAAAGTGATGTTTGATTCTCTAGTCGCATTTTGCATCATTTCTGATTTTAGATCTTCTAGATACAAAGAAATAGCAGAGGAAGTATCGCCGTCAAATTTGACTCTACCATCATCTAACAAAATAGAACGAGTACAAAGTGTACTAATTGCGTCCATACTATGACTCACAAATATAACAAGACGACCCTGGTCTTTACTGACACTATCCATCTTACCTAAACATTTTTTCTGAAAAACGGCATCTCCAACAGCAAGCACTTCATCAACAACCATGATATCTGGTTCCAAATGAGCCGCGACAGCAAATGCCAAACGAACATACATTCCACTAGAATAACGTTTCACTGGTGTATCAATAAACTCTTCAACACCAGAAAAATCTACGATTTCATCAAATTTCCTTAAAATCTCATCCTTTCGCATTCCTAGAATGGCACCGTTTAGAAATACATTTTCTCTACCTGTCAATTCAGGATGGAAACCTGTACCAACTTCAAGTAAACTAGCAATTCGACCGTTGATCCGAATTCGTCCTTCACTTGGACTTGTGATTCTAGATAATATCTTTAAGAGTGTCGATTTACCTGCACCATTGCGTCCGATGATTCCGACTCGTTCTCCTTTTTGAAATTCCAGATTAATATCAGAGAGAGCATGAAAATTATTTCCAACCAGACGATCGTTTTTTTGACCAACCTTTGCATTTGGATCATCGTATCCTCTCCACCTTGCCCATGCCGACTGTATATCCTGAAAGAGAGTGCCATGATTTATAGACCCAAGTTGGTAAGTTTTACTTAAACCTTCAACTGAAATAGCAAACTGGCTCATATCGTATCCATAAAATTCTTTTCGACTTTATTGAAAGTTATCATTCCTAGAAATAAAAATAGGAATGTAACCAACCAGCCTGTACCCCAGTGGTACCACTGGATGGATAAAACACCGAATAAAGAATATCGAAACACTTCAATATTGGAACTAATTGGATTCAACATATACAAATCCAAATATTTTATCGGAACCATTGATACGGGATAAATTACCGGAGACGCATACATCATTAGCGAAATTCCAAAACTCAATGCAAAAACTAAATCTCGATATTTTGTTGTGTAAGAGGACAAAAAAATTCCAAATCCAAGGGCAAATAAACCGACCTGTAAAAAAACGAGTGGAATAAGAACAAAAAAGTTAAAAATAGAATTCCAACTTAGATAAGTATATCCACCTAACGCGAAATAAAAGACTCCGAGTAGTGCCACTTGTAAAAAGAGTTTTAAGTAAGTAATCAATACGGTTGAAATGGGAACGATCATTCTTGGAAAAAATACTTTCCCAAATAAACCAGAATTATTTAAGAAAGTATTTGAAGTTTTATTCAGCGCTTCGGAAAAAAAACTCCACAAAGTAGACGCAGACAAATAAAATAAAAATGGGTGAATCCCATCTGTTGAAATATTAGCAATATTGCTAAAAATTACAGTCATTGTTAAAGAAGTAAAAATAGGTTGAATGATATACCAGAGTGGCCCAAGAATTGTCTGCTTATAAAAAGCAACGAAATCCCTTTTTACCAAAAGCCATAAAAGATCTCGGTATTCATATATACCGACTATATCGATTTTATACCACTTCGATTCGTTTGTTATTTCTATTTCTTTCATCAATCGCTTTATATTACCCTTGAAACCAAAGGCTCTCCATTAAAAAAACGAACCACCTCTTCTGCTGCTTCTCTTTCCATATCTGCCCTACAATCATTAGAACATGAACCCATGTGTTGTGTTAAAATAACATTTTCAAATTCTTTCAAAGCACCAAAATATGGCTCTTCATCAAAAACATCTAACGAAGCTCCAGCTAATCGCTTTGATTTTAAAACTTGGTATAAATCCCCTTCATTAACAATTCCTCCCCTAGCTGTGTTAATTAAAAATGCAGAAGATTTCATTCGGTTTAGGACCTCTAATTGAAACATATTCTTTGTACTTTCTAAAAGAGGAACATGGATTGTAAGAATATCTGAACTTTGAACAAGATCGGAAAGCTCTACTTGTTTAAAGGTTACCTTGCCCCAGTTTTTGCCAAGTTTGGAATTTAGCTTATATAATTCATCAGCCAATTTTTGTAATTCTTCAATATCTTTGCTTTTATCAACTAAATCGCAAACAAGGATTTCCTTGGGAAGAAATCCAATTAAATGAGAAGCGACACGTTTCCCGATTCGACCAAATCCCAAAATACCAATACTAGAGCCACCAAGGCGATTTCCATAAGGCCTTGTCCATAAGCCTCTTCGAATTTCACGATCGGCAAAAGAAACTTGCCTCATTAAATCGACCATCAGGCCAATTGTTAGTTCAGAAACAGCTGGTGATACTGCGTCCGGAGTGTATGCCACTGATATAGATTTTTTCCTGCATAAATCCAAGGGAACACTATCGAGCCCAACACCAACACGAGAAATCAATTGTAATTTGGAAGTTTTTTCTACAAGAGGTGTTAGGTCTTCTGTGCCAGCAATGAGAGCATCAAAGTTTTCAGCATTTTCTAAAACCTCACTTGGTTTCATTTTTCTTTCCAAAGGATTGATCACTACATGATGCCCATTAGAAAGTAGGTGCTCAATTGCTTGTTTATCGGAACGACAAAAGGGATACGTAGAGACAAAAACATTAGCCACTTGATACTTATCCTCTATGTTGCTTTACGAAATCTTCATAAGCACGTTTGATTCCTTCTTTGAGTTCAACCTCATGTTTCCAGCCCATCCGATGTAGTTTAGAAACATCTAACAATTTTCTAGGTGTGCCATCAGGTTTCGTTAAATCAAAGTTTAATTTTCCAGCATAACCAATCACTTCTTGGATTGTTTCTGCCAATTCACGAATGCTCACTTCGATTCCAGATCCAATATTTACATGTTCCCCACCTTTTGGATCACTCGAAACATCATAATTTTCCATCAAAAACAAACAGGCTCTTGCCATGTCCTCTGAGTACAAAAATTCACGAAGAGGTTTTCCTGTTCCCCAGATAACAACTTCGGGAGAATTCTGAACTTTTGCTTCATGTATTCTTCTAATGAGTGCAGGCAAAACATGAGAATTTTCAGGATGATAATTGTCACCAGGTCCATACAGATTGGTTGGCATTACTGAGATGAAGTTTGTGCCATATTGACGGTTATAACTTTGGCACATTACAATTCCTGCAATTTTTGCCACCGAATACGGCTCATTTGTAGGTTCCAACTTACCGTCGAGTAACTGACCTTCATCCATTGGTTGTTTAGCAAACTTAGGATAAATACAAGAGGAACCAAGAAAACACATCTTTTTGGCTCCAAATCGATATGCTGCATCAATTATGTTATTTTGAATTTGCAAATTTGAGAATATAAATTCTGCCGGATAGGTATTGTTAGCATGAATTCCACCGACTTTAGCAGCAGCTAAAAAAACATACTCCGGTTTTTCTGCTTCAAAATAATCTATGACTGCATCTTGGTTTGTTAGGTCAAGTTCGGCATGTGACTTTCCGATTACATTCGTAAATCCAGCCTCTTTCAAAACTTTAACTAAAGCAGAACCAACTAATCCTTTATGGCCTGCAATGTAGATTTTTGCATCTTTCTTCAAGTGAATACTCCATTTAAATTTTTAATTATATAAAACTTAATAAATTCCATTGGTAGCATGAGAATAACCTAACTTTTCTATTTCTGCTTTTAAGGCTTCATATTCTCTTTTCTTTATTTCATAAAAATGTAACGTAAGTTTTGCTTTTTCTTCGATTCCACTTGGAGTAAGTAAATATGTGTAGGCCATCTTGTTTTTATTGTTTCTAAAATTATTCATTTTAATAAGGCCTTTATCAAGAAATGCTTTCAGAATATAATTAACCTTACCCAAGCTAAGTCCCAACACATCAGAGGCATCTCTCTGCGAAAGATGAGGATTCTCAGCTAACAATTGCAATAATTTTAAATGATAATCGCTGTATTGTGACTCGTCTTTCATTGATTTCATTCCCTAAGCTATAATTGATCCTAAAGAATTTAGGACCAGTGAATGGAATTTTAGCGAACTACAGGCATAGCTTCGCCCCCTGAGTCCCATATTTTAACAAAATGTGTTCAGCTTTTGAACAAGGTCAAGTAAAAATGTTCATTCTATGAACGGGAATCATCGGATTTCTGCGAAAATCCGGTAGATGGCTTTGAGCCACAAAATAGAACCGCATACTTCTATATTTTAGATTTAATGGATGTTTTTTGTCCAGAATCCGAATGTCGATTCGTAAACAAACAGGGATAGTTTTGATACAGAGACGAATTTTCTCATTCGAGTGTGAAAGTAAATATCATTAAAAAGACAAAGTGTTACCAAACGGGAACTGAACAAAAATTACAAACCTGGACCAAGAAAAAACAAAACCAAATGCTACGGAATTTAAAAAAGGAACAATTTTATTTGTTCTGCAAGGCCCAACCAACCAATTTGTTTGAAAGCAACTTTATGATCCGTATAAACCAACAGAATCAGTTTCCAAAACCATCCAGATTCCAATTGACTTTTATTGATTTGCTCACGATACCTATCTGAATGAAACCCAAAAAACGCACCCTTGTATATGATTTCCTAATCAAATTAGTGAGTTTGGCAAAAGGCACAGTTTTCCATTCCATAGAAGAAAACTTTTCAGGCGCAGAAGAACATTTAGAATCACCTTATCCCACAGCGTTATTATGCAATCATGTTTCTGAAGCCGACGTTGTTTCACTTTCCATGGTTTATCCAAGACTAAAACCCAAAATCAAAATGATCATTCCGGCAAGGGAGGATATCTTACAACCTGGGTTTTTACAAAAAGAATTTCGTTCGAAGGGAATCTTAAAATGGATTTTTCAATTCATAGATGCAATCCAAATCATCCCCATTTTGTTACGGTATATTGGAGCTGCTCCCATCAAACGTCCGTTCCGTGACAATGCGCGGGCACTGATAAAGTCTGGGGAACTTCGAGACAAAGTTGACAGTGAATGGACAGACCTAGTGGCTCATATCAAAAAGGGAAGAAACCTTTTTATGTTTCCAGAAGGAACCTATAGTCATGATGGTTTTTTAAATCAAGTCAAACGCGGCGCATACTACATCAAATCTAAAATTGATAAACTTCATTTTAACAGTTTCACACTTACCTATGACCACCTTTCTTATCAAAAAACTAAATTGTATATAAAATACGGAAAACCATTTGAAATCCAGAAAGATCTATCTGCAGACCAAGTTGTGAAACTAGTCGCAGAAAAACTCGGAAAAAACTATACAGTGACAATAGGAAACCTAACGTCATTCATCCTTCTGAAATTCGGCAAAGAAACCAATATCAAAAAACACCAGTTGTTAGAACTAATTCTAAAACTTAAAAAACAAATAGAAGATAAATTCCCTGAAATCACAATTGCATCCGAACTAAAAAAGGAAACAATTCAGAACCAACTGGAATCAATTTTTACAAAATTAAAAACATTTAAATTTATTGACTGGGAAGAAGAAACTATCCACACAAGAGAAATTCTTTATCATATTCCCAAATCGATTCACAATTTAAAAAAATCAAATATCGTAATGTATCACAGAAACCAACTCACTGCCCACCTAAACCATATCGAAGATCTGTGGAATGGGATTTTTACGAACCAAGGAGTCACAAATGAAATCACTTAAACCAATTCGAATCGTATTGTTATTTAGTTTCCTTTTTGTAGGTTGTGGAACCATCTCACGCGGCTGTGCGAAGTATTTTGGATATGATGAAGTCTGTGTAGATGGAGTAAAATACATTCAGTTTACTTCTGGAGCGAGTGTAAAATACAACCCAAATGGAACCATTGCCACTTGCCGTTAAACTAAAAATCTAAGTTTTGTGTTTGGTTCTATTTTTGGTCACTTCCCAAAGTAAAATAGAACCGGCGCAGGCTACATTCAGTGAATTGACAACCCCACTCATTGGTATACTCACAATCAAATCACAAAGGGATTGTAAATGAACACTCATCCCTTTGGCTTCATTTCCTAAAATTAAAAACACAGGGCTATTTAAATTGGCTTTTTCCAATGGTTCGGTTCCAAGAGA
Protein-coding regions in this window:
- a CDS encoding ABC transporter ATP-binding protein, with translation MSQFAISVEGLSKTYQLGSINHGTLFQDIQSAWARWRGYDDPNAKVGQKNDRLVGNNFHALSDINLEFQKGERVGIIGRNGAGKSTLLKILSRITSPSEGRIRINGRIASLLEVGTGFHPELTGRENVFLNGAILGMRKDEILRKFDEIVDFSGVEEFIDTPVKRYSSGMYVRLAFAVAAHLEPDIMVVDEVLAVGDAVFQKKCLGKMDSVSKDQGRLVIFVSHSMDAISTLCTRSILLDDGRVKFDGDTSSAISLYLEDLKSEMMQNATRESNITFPIEKDINHQILTFGIVTLDKENFQPFDKPFQFNITYKVTGRISNLVVDLRILKDGETVLFSCIGDRNEDFRDQHEPGVYSASVTIPGIFLPVGSYIAQVTMHVPQMHPHGIYNPGKGIHFQIHQEGMNLVSSSYIPGWSGRVLLSEPWKVNRINS
- a CDS encoding ABC transporter permease translates to MKEIEITNESKWYKIDIVGIYEYRDLLWLLVKRDFVAFYKQTILGPLWYIIQPIFTSLTMTVIFSNIANISTDGIHPFLFYLSASTLWSFFSEALNKTSNTFLNNSGLFGKVFFPRMIVPISTVLITYLKLFLQVALLGVFYFALGGYTYLSWNSIFNFFVLIPLVFLQVGLFALGFGIFLSSYTTKYRDLVFALSFGISLMMYASPVIYPVSMVPIKYLDLYMLNPISSNIEVFRYSLFGVLSIQWYHWGTGWLVTFLFLFLGMITFNKVEKNFMDTI
- a CDS encoding phosphoglycerate dehydrogenase codes for the protein MANVFVSTYPFCRSDKQAIEHLLSNGHHVVINPLERKMKPSEVLENAENFDALIAGTEDLTPLVEKTSKLQLISRVGVGLDSVPLDLCRKKSISVAYTPDAVSPAVSELTIGLMVDLMRQVSFADREIRRGLWTRPYGNRLGGSSIGILGFGRIGKRVASHLIGFLPKEILVCDLVDKSKDIEELQKLADELYKLNSKLGKNWGKVTFKQVELSDLVQSSDILTIHVPLLESTKNMFQLEVLNRMKSSAFLINTARGGIVNEGDLYQVLKSKRLAGASLDVFDEEPYFGALKEFENVILTQHMGSCSNDCRADMEREAAEEVVRFFNGEPLVSRVI
- a CDS encoding GDP-L-fucose synthase family protein, which produces MKKDAKIYIAGHKGLVGSALVKVLKEAGFTNVIGKSHAELDLTNQDAVIDYFEAEKPEYVFLAAAKVGGIHANNTYPAEFIFSNLQIQNNIIDAAYRFGAKKMCFLGSSCIYPKFAKQPMDEGQLLDGKLEPTNEPYSVAKIAGIVMCQSYNRQYGTNFISVMPTNLYGPGDNYHPENSHVLPALIRRIHEAKVQNSPEVVIWGTGKPLREFLYSEDMARACLFLMENYDVSSDPKGGEHVNIGSGIEVSIRELAETIQEVIGYAGKLNFDLTKPDGTPRKLLDVSKLHRMGWKHEVELKEGIKRAYEDFVKQHRG
- a CDS encoding MarR family EPS-associated transcriptional regulator, whose translation is MKDESQYSDYHLKLLQLLAENPHLSQRDASDVLGLSLGKVNYILKAFLDKGLIKMNNFRNNKNKMAYTYLLTPSGIEEKAKLTLHFYEIKKREYEALKAEIEKLGYSHATNGIY
- a CDS encoding lysophospholipid acyltransferase family protein — translated: MKPKKRTLVYDFLIKLVSLAKGTVFHSIEENFSGAEEHLESPYPTALLCNHVSEADVVSLSMVYPRLKPKIKMIIPAREDILQPGFLQKEFRSKGILKWIFQFIDAIQIIPILLRYIGAAPIKRPFRDNARALIKSGELRDKVDSEWTDLVAHIKKGRNLFMFPEGTYSHDGFLNQVKRGAYYIKSKIDKLHFNSFTLTYDHLSYQKTKLYIKYGKPFEIQKDLSADQVVKLVAEKLGKNYTVTIGNLTSFILLKFGKETNIKKHQLLELILKLKKQIEDKFPEITIASELKKETIQNQLESIFTKLKTFKFIDWEEETIHTREILYHIPKSIHNLKKSNIVMYHRNQLTAHLNHIEDLWNGIFTNQGVTNEIT